A section of the Elizabethkingia anophelis R26 genome encodes:
- a CDS encoding HNH endonuclease, whose translation MADEQYLTEKHYLVCSKGIAPKKMKVTSQNFVIFSGDKAATELDTMKGNNFTCVGSTAFAAGAIAGIACCLIPGPGWVMALIIAAAIAAAIAIGYLKCKAAAGSRVWTQTAEKFAIEGNKTLTLSSIMVCQAEGGTITPKETMWEAWGSAALTNLGHVANFAFGFLAGRGMGAIAGEGAAAAAVAEGGGMAALRAGGQAAVRSFANTAKKELIEQFTFKGFKNASFFCKVMRGLGIGGAYYDQYNIWSSDKDTLDKLKESGVSLIMGIFAAKGATTVCFPSGTKVHAEKGLVNIEDLNVGDNVLTYNLETKRPEYKPILIKHERFTQQMLTLELPTGEFLQVTPEHRFFCNDEWIEARDLKAGDLLHLKGGHYTTVISIEVLPHYEKVYNFDILDNENYYVTEDGILVHNGYKYNQDGSLKTRNQSLKDQTHPKTGVPFKENTIVVDGKNVKGVFPVFDAKYKTILPDDLLKASDPKQFKSCTKKLAEDIEKNPILGKRFTEQQLKDIKAGNPRPEGLTWHHNEKKGVMELVDQEIHAKTGHTGGNNIWGGDIR comes from the coding sequence ATGGCTGATGAACAATATCTTACAGAGAAGCATTATCTTGTATGTAGTAAGGGTATAGCGCCTAAAAAGATGAAGGTTACAAGCCAAAATTTTGTAATCTTTAGTGGAGACAAGGCTGCTACAGAACTCGATACAATGAAAGGTAATAATTTCACCTGCGTTGGAAGTACTGCTTTTGCAGCCGGAGCTATTGCAGGAATTGCTTGTTGCTTAATTCCTGGCCCGGGATGGGTTATGGCTCTTATTATTGCAGCAGCAATAGCAGCGGCGATAGCAATAGGATATCTCAAGTGTAAAGCTGCTGCGGGAAGCCGTGTATGGACTCAGACAGCTGAGAAATTTGCAATTGAGGGAAACAAAACCCTGACATTATCTTCTATAATGGTTTGTCAGGCGGAAGGAGGTACTATTACTCCTAAAGAAACCATGTGGGAAGCATGGGGTAGTGCTGCTCTTACAAATTTAGGACATGTTGCTAATTTTGCTTTTGGATTTCTCGCCGGAAGAGGGATGGGAGCTATTGCAGGGGAAGGAGCTGCTGCCGCTGCTGTTGCAGAAGGAGGTGGAATGGCAGCTCTAAGAGCTGGAGGTCAAGCAGCAGTAAGGAGCTTTGCCAATACTGCAAAAAAAGAACTTATAGAACAGTTTACATTTAAAGGATTTAAAAATGCTTCTTTCTTTTGCAAAGTAATGCGGGGCTTAGGTATCGGAGGAGCTTACTATGATCAGTATAATATATGGAGTAGTGACAAGGATACTTTAGATAAACTGAAAGAGAGTGGGGTAAGTCTTATCATGGGTATTTTTGCAGCGAAAGGAGCAACTACTGTTTGTTTTCCTTCGGGCACCAAAGTACACGCTGAAAAAGGGCTTGTAAATATTGAAGATCTTAATGTTGGTGACAATGTTCTTACTTATAATCTGGAAACTAAAAGACCCGAATACAAACCTATACTTATAAAGCATGAACGATTCACTCAACAAATGCTCACCCTTGAGCTCCCTACCGGAGAATTTTTGCAGGTTACACCTGAGCATCGTTTCTTTTGTAATGACGAATGGATTGAGGCGAGAGACCTAAAAGCTGGAGATCTATTACATTTAAAAGGGGGACATTATACAACAGTCATAAGTATCGAAGTACTACCACATTATGAAAAAGTTTATAACTTCGATATATTAGACAATGAAAATTATTATGTCACTGAAGATGGGATTCTTGTGCATAATGGATATAAGTATAATCAGGATGGCTCTTTAAAAACCAGAAATCAATCATTAAAAGATCAAACTCACCCAAAAACAGGAGTACCTTTCAAAGAAAATACAATAGTTGTTGACGGAAAAAATGTAAAGGGTGTATTTCCTGTCTTCGATGCTAAATATAAAACAATACTTCCTGATGATTTACTTAAAGCATCAGATCCTAAACAATTCAAAAGTTGTACAAAAAAACTAGCAGAAGATATAGAAAAAAATCCTATTTTAGGTAAACGATTTACTGAACAACAATTAAAAGATATCAAAGCTGGAAATCCGCGACCAGAAGGTCTTACATGGCATCATAATGAAAAGAAAGGAGTTATGGAGCTCGTTGATCAAGAAATTCATGCAAAAACAGGACATACAGGGGGTAATAATATATGGGGAGGGGATATCCGATAA
- the tssD gene encoding type VI secretion system tube protein TssD, producing the protein MAANNSRAILKFNNGNDQKVLKLNYSVARSTDVSGRVASDPSNAIIKITVEATEKSDIIESLLNGKYKPTTGEVTFNKSHEEGTLIKLNWENGYVIQHEVDFDAIDSNNMLVSFVISAEKITYGGGAYDGIWPTN; encoded by the coding sequence ATGGCTGCAAACAATTCAAGAGCTATCTTAAAATTCAACAATGGTAATGACCAGAAAGTATTAAAGCTTAACTACAGCGTTGCACGTTCTACTGACGTTTCAGGCAGAGTTGCTTCTGACCCTTCTAATGCAATTATCAAAATTACTGTTGAAGCGACTGAGAAATCCGACATCATCGAATCTCTATTGAATGGTAAATACAAACCAACTACAGGGGAAGTTACATTCAACAAGTCTCATGAGGAAGGAACTCTTATCAAACTTAACTGGGAGAACGGTTATGTAATCCAACACGAAGTTGACTTTGATGCTATAGACAGCAACAACATGTTGGTAAGCTTCGTTATCAGTGCTGAGAAAATCACTTATGGTGGCGGTGCTTACGATGGTATCTGGCCTACTAACTAA
- a CDS encoding type VI secretion system Vgr family protein: protein MFKEENNKKNIISSNSSKEKGMNPDSLKDGIGKEIVTKAGEQLSQVNSKVGKTLGKAATGISEAGNYAKMLGSKTSLLGEQTENLWGKQPTSKIHNVEAFPQSIIQGINRVVKLLIVINGEVIQSFKHFKLLQSASRHHTFSLMLPHDAVQEAESYQLEFVQKFLGKRLTVVFRYKDVEEGPERTFVGVITEVGFSQEKGSLGDIVLEGSSPTALLDAAPHTQSFGGSQPISLNSIADYVIKQGINPGLYDFRIAAKYGNLDYSAQYEETHYNYLSRMAEAHGEQFFYDGEVLHFGELPPQEKPITLKYGSNINDIKVKMRAQHVNPSFYGYNSSKNEKLTTGKSVIDHKSDIAKRAYNISEQTFTTPALRLAPIKASTSMDINASQKGTAGSKAVDVFITSGTTTVPFLYPGCIANIEMRKSGKTDTSYFTKLMITEVSHEVDARGYYSGYFEAIAADTGFIPRPEFKMPKSEAQVAKVISNTDPLNQGRVQVQFDWQEGSDTTNWIRVMTPDAGGSDKVSKNRGFMSIPEVGDQVMIGFQHQLPDRPFVMGSMFHGQVGGGGGQGNNVKSLSSKSGNKLELHDGEGSVFLTDKGGANMKFDGAGNAVANANKDHTTNTGQNHTVNVGDKSMLNVGNNSVFQMDKSGNVSLTAKTEFKIIVGASTIIIKESGEITINGKVITIDAKETMSISATNEAKIGSKQIGINGSTEVQVNAPNVNINK, encoded by the coding sequence ATGTTTAAGGAAGAAAATAATAAAAAGAATATTATATCATCTAATAGCTCGAAGGAAAAAGGAATGAATCCGGACTCTTTAAAAGATGGCATTGGAAAAGAAATAGTTACAAAAGCTGGTGAACAATTATCACAAGTAAATTCCAAAGTTGGAAAAACATTAGGCAAAGCTGCCACTGGCATTTCAGAAGCAGGAAATTATGCTAAAATGCTTGGTTCTAAAACCTCCCTATTAGGAGAACAAACCGAAAACTTATGGGGAAAACAACCCACTTCAAAAATTCATAATGTAGAAGCCTTTCCCCAAAGTATTATACAAGGAATTAACAGGGTGGTAAAACTACTTATTGTGATAAACGGTGAAGTTATCCAAAGTTTTAAACATTTCAAACTTCTACAAAGTGCTTCCAGACATCATACTTTCAGCCTTATGCTTCCCCATGATGCAGTACAGGAAGCAGAAAGTTACCAACTTGAATTTGTTCAAAAATTTTTAGGAAAACGCCTTACTGTAGTTTTCAGATATAAAGACGTTGAAGAAGGACCAGAAAGAACATTTGTAGGGGTTATAACAGAAGTAGGATTTAGTCAGGAAAAAGGTAGTCTTGGAGACATTGTACTGGAAGGCTCCAGTCCTACAGCCTTATTGGATGCTGCTCCACATACCCAAAGTTTTGGTGGCTCACAGCCTATAAGCCTGAACAGTATTGCAGACTATGTTATAAAGCAAGGAATTAATCCTGGCCTTTATGATTTTCGTATCGCTGCAAAATATGGAAATCTGGACTATAGTGCACAATACGAAGAAACACATTATAACTACTTGTCCCGTATGGCAGAGGCACACGGCGAACAATTTTTTTATGATGGCGAAGTACTGCATTTCGGAGAGCTTCCTCCACAAGAAAAGCCTATTACGTTAAAATACGGCAGTAACATAAACGATATTAAAGTAAAAATGAGGGCACAACATGTAAACCCTTCATTTTATGGATATAACAGTAGCAAAAATGAAAAACTGACTACCGGAAAATCAGTAATAGATCACAAATCTGACATTGCTAAACGCGCCTATAATATTTCTGAACAAACCTTTACAACCCCTGCATTAAGACTGGCTCCGATAAAAGCATCCACCTCTATGGATATCAATGCTTCCCAGAAGGGTACAGCAGGAAGCAAAGCTGTAGATGTATTTATAACATCCGGAACAACAACAGTTCCTTTTCTCTATCCCGGATGTATTGCCAATATAGAGATGAGAAAATCCGGAAAAACAGATACTTCTTATTTTACCAAGCTAATGATCACCGAAGTCTCACATGAAGTAGATGCAAGAGGTTATTACAGTGGTTATTTTGAGGCTATTGCTGCAGATACAGGTTTTATTCCAAGACCAGAATTTAAAATGCCAAAATCTGAGGCACAGGTAGCAAAAGTAATCTCCAATACCGATCCTCTGAACCAGGGACGAGTACAAGTCCAGTTCGATTGGCAGGAGGGAAGTGATACTACAAACTGGATCAGAGTAATGACACCAGATGCGGGAGGAAGCGACAAAGTAAGCAAAAACAGAGGCTTTATGTCTATCCCTGAAGTAGGAGACCAGGTAATGATAGGCTTCCAGCATCAGTTGCCCGACAGACCTTTTGTCATGGGATCCATGTTCCACGGTCAAGTCGGCGGTGGTGGCGGCCAGGGAAATAACGTAAAAAGCTTAAGCAGTAAAAGTGGTAATAAACTGGAACTACACGATGGTGAAGGTTCTGTTTTCCTGACTGATAAAGGCGGCGCAAATATGAAATTCGATGGGGCCGGAAATGCTGTTGCAAATGCTAATAAGGATCATACAACCAATACAGGACAAAATCATACAGTCAATGTAGGGGATAAAAGTATGCTAAATGTAGGCAACAACTCAGTATTTCAAATGGATAAATCCGGAAATGTATCATTAACAGCTAAAACTGAATTTAAAATTATAGTAGGCGCCAGTACAATAATCATAAAAGAATCTGGTGAAATAACAATAAATGGAAAAGTAATTACTATAGATGCAAAAGAAACAATGAGTATTTCTGCTACTAATGAAGCTAAAATAGGAAGTAAACAGATCGGTATAAATGGTAGTACTGAAGTGCAGGTTAATGCTCCTAATGTAAATATTAATAAGTAA
- a CDS encoding sensor histidine kinase, with the protein MKRTNEVFFKNHWKRVLIILPAFVILYLIGYIMDPFSEYARTFFHRDISEILTDFGITLIFCTIVCEISILISNWLDHKLPWIEHSRKRFVIETLLNFVAVLGILFIIFSIYSYYVPEAGMHSVLTDSKYIQETREIMQQFLITLMVTFLIMVINTGNSILLKWKNTAVRAAESDRIAMEAELQSLKLQLDPHFVFNNLSVLSELILRDQQLGYEYAENFTKIYRYMLVNSKKNIIHLEEEIKFLNAYIFLLKQRVGEGLIFEIDIDRKQYLNNLPPLTLQLLVENAMKHNKTSKSDPLHLKIYTNCEHSIVIENNFNPLETNTPSSGIGLENIVRRYRLLGAAKPEIFQDDKIFKVTVPLIELK; encoded by the coding sequence ATGAAAAGAACAAACGAAGTCTTTTTTAAAAACCACTGGAAACGGGTATTAATTATCCTGCCAGCATTTGTCATATTGTATCTGATTGGTTACATTATGGATCCCTTTTCGGAATATGCCAGAACATTTTTTCACAGGGATATATCAGAGATATTAACAGACTTTGGTATTACATTAATCTTCTGTACAATTGTCTGTGAAATCAGCATCCTGATTAGCAACTGGCTGGATCACAAATTACCATGGATAGAGCATTCGAGAAAAAGATTTGTAATAGAAACTCTGCTAAACTTTGTCGCTGTACTTGGCATACTATTTATAATTTTCTCAATTTATTCTTACTATGTACCGGAAGCAGGGATGCATTCAGTTCTTACTGATTCCAAATACATACAGGAGACCAGGGAAATTATGCAGCAATTTCTCATTACATTGATGGTAACATTCCTGATAATGGTGATCAATACAGGAAACAGTATCCTATTGAAATGGAAAAATACCGCAGTAAGAGCAGCAGAATCTGACAGAATAGCTATGGAAGCAGAGTTACAATCTCTAAAATTGCAATTGGACCCTCATTTTGTATTCAACAATCTGAGTGTTCTGTCCGAACTGATTCTGAGAGATCAGCAATTGGGCTATGAATATGCCGAAAATTTCACTAAAATTTACCGGTATATGCTCGTAAATTCAAAGAAGAATATTATACACCTGGAAGAAGAAATAAAATTTCTGAATGCCTATATCTTCCTGCTAAAGCAACGGGTAGGCGAGGGACTGATATTCGAAATTGATATAGACCGTAAACAATATCTAAACAACCTTCCACCACTGACGCTGCAATTATTGGTGGAAAATGCCATGAAGCATAACAAAACTTCCAAAAGTGATCCTTTGCATTTAAAAATTTATACTAACTGCGAACATAGTATTGTTATTGAAAATAACTTCAATCCACTGGAAACCAATACTCCATCTTCGGGAATTGGTTTGGAGAATATCGTTCGAAGATACCGTTTACTGGGTGCTGCAAAACCTGAAATTTTTCAGGATGATAAAATATTTAAAGTCACTGTTCCTTTAATCGAATTAAAATAA
- a CDS encoding SMI1/KNR4 family protein — protein sequence MKWEFTKTLKNINSIAQVEYEFGKELPKDYKDLIIEYNSGSPNPNTLDTKNKKGKAFGELLNFNLDEKDNILDNYSWIKDKLPSKVFPITVTPGGDYLCYDYRESSENPCIIYWDHEQNFNIVDGEIETLDTPHEYQKYSLDFVSNNMTELLAKLYDDIDEIDTSGFVTIWEDFLNEDELRELSDQDLADVNNRRSKEGLPPIVK from the coding sequence ATGAAATGGGAATTTACAAAAACATTAAAAAATATTAATTCAATTGCTCAAGTTGAGTATGAATTTGGAAAAGAATTACCTAAAGATTATAAAGATCTAATTATAGAATATAATAGCGGTTCTCCAAATCCTAATACTCTGGATACAAAAAATAAAAAAGGAAAAGCTTTTGGAGAATTGCTAAATTTTAATTTAGATGAAAAGGACAATATATTAGATAATTATTCATGGATTAAAGACAAACTACCTTCAAAAGTTTTCCCAATTACTGTGACTCCCGGAGGAGATTATCTTTGTTATGATTATAGAGAAAGTTCTGAAAATCCTTGTATTATATATTGGGACCATGAACAAAATTTCAATATCGTTGATGGAGAAATAGAAACCCTTGATACTCCTCATGAGTATCAAAAGTATAGTTTAGATTTTGTTTCAAATAATATGACAGAATTGCTTGCTAAATTATATGATGATATCGATGAAATAGATACAAGCGGCTTTGTTACAATATGGGAAGATTTTCTAAATGAAGACGAATTAAGAGAATTAAGTGACCAAGATCTGGCCGATGTAAATAACAGAAGATCAAAAGAGGGACTTCCTCCAATTGTGAAATAA
- a CDS encoding helix-turn-helix transcriptional regulator — protein MKKNPTDKILMLLKMRGEATALVIAEELAITKEGARKHLLNLSADGLIEATAQSGGVGRPSARYSLTEKGIARFPDSHADITVQLLKSVKSLLGENALNLLIGDREAIVYQKYNKALTGAETLDQKLKILSQKRSEEGYMAEWKKEDDTYYLTENHCPICAAATECQGFCRSELNNFRQLLGPEYNIERTEYILDSGKRCTYKIEKI, from the coding sequence ATGAAAAAAAATCCAACAGATAAAATATTAATGCTTCTAAAGATGAGAGGAGAAGCAACTGCTCTTGTTATTGCGGAAGAATTAGCCATTACTAAGGAAGGTGCCCGAAAGCATCTTCTGAATCTTTCTGCAGACGGACTTATAGAAGCAACTGCGCAAAGCGGGGGAGTAGGGCGACCATCTGCCAGATATTCTCTCACCGAAAAAGGAATAGCAAGATTTCCGGACAGTCATGCAGATATTACGGTACAATTGCTAAAATCAGTAAAGAGTCTGTTAGGAGAAAATGCATTGAATCTTCTTATTGGCGACAGAGAAGCAATTGTTTATCAGAAATACAACAAAGCCCTGACAGGAGCTGAAACATTGGATCAGAAACTAAAAATACTGAGTCAGAAACGTTCTGAAGAAGGTTATATGGCAGAGTGGAAAAAAGAAGATGATACTTATTATCTTACGGAAAACCATTGTCCAATCTGTGCTGCCGCAACAGAATGCCAGGGTTTTTGTCGATCGGAACTTAATAACTTCAGGCAGTTGCTTGGTCCTGAATATAATATAGAAAGGACAGAATATATATTGGACAGCGGTAAACGCTGTACTTATAAGATCGAAAAAATATAA
- a CDS encoding superoxide dismutase encodes MSTFQLPELPYAYDALEPHFDSETMKIHHQRHHQAYVDNLNKALEGSDAEGKSLKEILPEISKYSPATRNNGGGHYNHILFWSILSPTPKTEPTGKLAEAIKLTFGSLDALKEEIKRVGLGQFGSGWSWLFVKYNGSLGITGTANQDNPLMDTQLVSRGFPILGVDVWEHAYYLKYQNKRADYLDAFWSVLNWEIVEENYEAALAEIK; translated from the coding sequence ATGAGTACATTTCAGTTACCCGAACTTCCGTATGCATATGATGCTTTAGAGCCTCACTTTGACAGCGAAACAATGAAAATTCATCATCAACGCCACCATCAGGCTTATGTGGACAATCTGAACAAAGCTCTTGAAGGTAGTGATGCAGAAGGAAAAAGTCTGAAAGAAATTTTACCGGAAATTAGTAAATACAGCCCTGCTACAAGAAATAACGGTGGCGGACACTATAATCACATTTTGTTTTGGAGTATTTTATCACCAACTCCTAAAACTGAGCCTACAGGCAAATTGGCAGAAGCAATCAAACTGACTTTTGGCAGCCTGGATGCTCTGAAAGAGGAAATAAAAAGAGTTGGTTTGGGGCAATTTGGTTCCGGTTGGTCATGGTTATTTGTGAAATATAACGGTTCTTTAGGAATTACAGGAACAGCCAATCAGGATAATCCGCTAATGGATACACAATTGGTAAGCAGAGGATTTCCTATTCTGGGAGTAGATGTTTGGGAACATGCTTATTACCTTAAATATCAGAATAAGAGAGCTGACTATCTGGATGCTTTCTGGTCTGTCCTGAACTGGGAAATTGTGGAAGAAAACTACGAAGCTGCACTTGCAGAAATTAAATAA
- a CDS encoding NADPH-dependent FMN reductase yields the protein MKAIIFNGALERKPLSTSGALSDYISERLKESGVESKIFNLANSGIPLYDTTLKNVPHGVEVMNAMFLEADVHFWLAPLYHGSIPGVMKNCLDWLEVSAKNAEPYLTDRKVGLVCWADGVQAMQGINAMDAIAKSLRAWTLPFSVPIARSGLYEEGQSGVISPEYKKKLDLLIKIAIKK from the coding sequence ATGAAAGCAATAATATTCAACGGAGCACTGGAAAGAAAGCCTTTGTCTACCTCCGGAGCACTTTCAGATTATATTTCGGAAAGACTGAAAGAATCTGGTGTGGAAAGCAAAATATTCAATCTTGCAAACAGCGGAATACCATTGTATGATACAACATTGAAAAATGTGCCTCATGGTGTAGAAGTTATGAATGCAATGTTTCTGGAGGCAGATGTTCATTTCTGGCTTGCTCCTCTTTATCATGGGAGCATTCCGGGAGTTATGAAAAACTGTCTTGACTGGCTGGAAGTAAGTGCTAAAAATGCAGAACCTTATCTTACAGATAGAAAAGTAGGACTGGTTTGCTGGGCAGATGGTGTGCAGGCCATGCAGGGAATTAATGCTATGGATGCTATTGCAAAGTCATTAAGAGCATGGACACTGCCTTTTAGTGTACCAATTGCCAGAAGTGGCCTTTATGAAGAAGGACAGTCAGGAGTTATATCACCGGAGTATAAAAAGAAACTGGACCTCCTGATTAAAATTGCTATAAAAAAATAA
- a CDS encoding VOC family protein: MKIEHIALWVEDLETMKSFYEKYFGAVSNEKYINSVKQFQSYFLSFPGGDCRIELMQRPDIMMSRSDYEKQTMGIIHFAISLGSREKVDELTQQLEADGYVIAGFPRLTGDGYYESVVLDPEKNIIEITE, encoded by the coding sequence ATGAAAATAGAACATATTGCCCTATGGGTAGAAGATTTGGAAACTATGAAATCTTTTTATGAAAAATATTTCGGTGCTGTTTCTAACGAAAAATATATCAATTCTGTAAAACAATTCCAATCTTATTTTTTAAGCTTTCCGGGCGGAGACTGCAGAATAGAGCTTATGCAGAGACCTGATATTATGATGTCTAGATCTGATTATGAGAAACAAACTATGGGAATCATTCATTTTGCTATTAGCCTCGGAAGCAGGGAAAAAGTAGATGAACTAACCCAACAACTTGAAGCAGATGGATATGTTATCGCTGGTTTTCCCAGACTTACAGGCGATGGATATTACGAAAGTGTAGTCCTTGACCCGGAAAAAAATATTATAGAAATCACCGAATAA
- a CDS encoding LytR/AlgR family response regulator transcription factor, whose translation MNILIIEDERPNAERLKRLILGIKPQANILSVLESVSESVEWLDSHEKPDLIMMDIKLSDGLSFEIFDKTQLVDVPIIFTTAYDEYAIKAFKQYSIDYLLKPVDKDELAMAFEKYDQLDIMVNKATNPSIEKLLDEFRSKNYRTRFLLSYRDGFKTVMVSDVLYFYSEQKITKARLTDGTDEIIPHTMDELEQQLDPKLFFRANRQFIICINAVEHVYNYFNNKLKVTMRKNTDVEIIVSRDKAPLLKNWMGY comes from the coding sequence ATGAATATTTTAATTATAGAAGACGAAAGACCTAATGCCGAAAGGCTGAAAAGATTAATCCTGGGAATAAAACCACAGGCTAATATACTGAGTGTACTGGAAAGCGTTAGCGAAAGTGTTGAATGGCTGGATAGTCATGAAAAGCCAGATCTTATTATGATGGATATTAAGCTTTCTGACGGGCTAAGCTTCGAGATTTTTGATAAAACCCAGCTGGTAGATGTTCCTATTATCTTTACTACAGCCTATGACGAATATGCTATAAAGGCCTTCAAGCAATATAGTATAGATTATTTACTAAAACCGGTTGATAAAGATGAGTTGGCTATGGCTTTCGAAAAGTATGACCAACTTGATATTATGGTGAATAAAGCAACTAATCCTTCTATTGAAAAGTTGCTGGATGAGTTTCGTTCTAAAAACTACCGGACACGCTTTCTATTATCATACAGGGATGGTTTTAAAACTGTAATGGTGAGTGATGTGCTTTATTTCTATTCGGAACAGAAGATAACCAAAGCCAGACTTACAGACGGAACAGACGAAATTATTCCACATACAATGGATGAACTGGAACAACAACTAGACCCCAAGTTATTCTTTCGGGCTAATAGACAGTTTATTATTTGTATAAATGCTGTTGAGCATGTTTATAATTACTTTAATAATAAACTTAAAGTGACGATGAGAAAGAATACTGATGTAGAAATTATTGTAAGTAGAGATAAGGCTCCCTTGCTTAAAAACTGGATGGGTTATTAA
- a CDS encoding VOC family protein: MIISELILQTHNLIETEKFYSEKLQLEIITKTESSVSFRAGDSVLTFEQNECGKNFKYHFAFNIPANQLEEAIIWGYNKIELIRNPESHLITNFDNWKAQAIYFYDNNGNLVEFIGRADLDNNSDTEFSSKSILNISEIGIVTVNPLDLASQITQQTGIDYFIKASKTEDFVVLGNDNGLLIIVNPNRNWYPTENKAEKHKVKARIITGETELSLDFN; this comes from the coding sequence ATGATAATCTCTGAACTTATTTTACAGACCCATAACTTAATCGAAACAGAAAAATTTTATTCCGAAAAGCTTCAACTGGAGATTATCACAAAAACGGAATCTTCAGTTTCATTTCGTGCCGGCGATTCTGTTCTGACATTTGAACAAAATGAATGTGGGAAAAATTTCAAATACCATTTTGCATTTAACATTCCGGCTAATCAACTGGAAGAAGCAATTATATGGGGCTATAATAAAATCGAACTCATTAGAAATCCGGAGAGTCATCTAATCACAAATTTCGATAATTGGAAAGCTCAGGCAATTTATTTTTATGACAACAACGGGAATCTTGTTGAATTTATAGGCAGGGCAGACCTCGATAATAATTCTGATACCGAATTTTCATCTAAAAGTATACTAAACATTAGTGAAATTGGAATCGTTACTGTCAATCCGTTGGATCTTGCCAGCCAGATAACACAGCAAACAGGAATTGATTATTTCATCAAAGCGTCAAAGACAGAAGATTTTGTAGTACTGGGGAATGATAATGGATTACTTATTATTGTAAATCCGAACAGAAACTGGTATCCAACAGAAAATAAAGCGGAGAAACACAAAGTAAAAGCTCGTATTATAACCGGTGAGACTGAGCTAAGCCTTGATTTCAACTAA
- a CDS encoding DUF2480 family protein, whose amino-acid sequence MTGNIFINKVEASGIIAFDLIDYKPDIETVEFDIKDYLYMEMIVKEKEFRNSMSQIDFTYFKGKAVAIVCSADAIIPPWVYMVLAEKFHDNAVSFDFKDIASVEEDLWKENLLKADISSFTGHKVVVRARPDIPPALYMLATSRLKPLVKALMYGEIGMPKVIFKN is encoded by the coding sequence ATGACAGGGAATATTTTTATAAACAAGGTTGAAGCATCAGGAATCATAGCATTTGATTTAATTGATTATAAGCCGGATATCGAGACCGTTGAATTCGATATTAAAGATTATCTTTATATGGAGATGATCGTGAAAGAAAAAGAATTCAGAAACTCGATGTCTCAGATTGATTTTACTTACTTCAAAGGGAAGGCTGTAGCTATAGTTTGCTCAGCAGATGCTATTATCCCGCCTTGGGTTTACATGGTACTTGCTGAAAAATTTCATGACAATGCTGTTTCTTTTGATTTTAAGGATATAGCTTCCGTTGAAGAGGATTTATGGAAAGAGAATTTGCTAAAGGCCGATATATCTTCTTTCACCGGACATAAAGTTGTGGTAAGGGCAAGACCGGATATACCGCCTGCACTTTATATGCTGGCTACGAGCCGCCTGAAACCTTTGGTAAAAGCGCTGATGTATGGTGAAATAGGAATGCCTAAAGTAATTTTTAAAAACTAA